The following nucleotide sequence is from Candidatus Hydrogenedentota bacterium.
TACTCACAATCGGCGGCGGGCTTGCGGTTCTGTCGTCGGAGGTGGTCTGGGCGCGGCGGCTCCTGAACCGGGTGCGGCGGATGTTCGGGATGGATGCGTTGCCGGATCCGCCGGAAGAGAAGGAGAAGGAGAAGGAGAAGGAGAAGGAGAAGGGAGATTGATGGTGGCGCGGCGTGGATTGAACGGATAATCGGGTTCGTGTGGTGGTGGGCGTATGTTGGGTCAGCCAGGGATGGCTAACCTCCTGGATGGCGCGGGGGGTTGGGAGGTGGGGGGGTATGGCGTATGTGCGGCGGTACGTCCCTGGTTCCGGTGGGATTGCGCTTGCTTTTGATTCCGTCGCGCGCCGTTACCTATACTCTCGTGTGGCCGCGTGCGATGGGCAGGCGGCCCTGTTTTTTTGCAGCGCGCCTTCGCGGGCGGACCAGAATTTCCTATGACGTATAAAGAACGAGTCGTGTTGATCGCCTGGATTGTGGGGGTGTGTCTGGTGCTTGATCAGGCCACGAAGCGGATGGCGATCGCCTGGTTGCAGGGGGCTCCGCCGCACATTTTTCTGGGGGATGTGTTTCGCCTTCAATATGCGGAGAACACGGGCGCGTTTCTGGGATTGTTCGGGCAGATGTCGGAATTCGTGCGATCGACGCTGCTGATCGGCTTCAATTCGGTGATTCTGGTGGTGGTTTCGGTGTTTTTGTTTGTTTCGCGAAACATGGCGCGCCTGGTTACGGTTGCG
It contains:
- the lspA gene encoding signal peptidase II translates to MTYKERVVLIAWIVGVCLVLDQATKRMAIAWLQGAPPHIFLGDVFRLQYAENTGAFLGLFGQMSEFVRSTLLIGFNSVILVVVSVFLFVSRNMARLVTVALALILAGGIGNLIDRVVYGGYVVDFMNLGLPWVSIRGWEPRTGIFNIADVAIMAGLGLMVAAEFLRAPDEGESPVARADDPADS